A single genomic interval of Nostoc commune NIES-4072 harbors:
- a CDS encoding ABC transporter ATP-binding protein, with protein sequence MKVRSSYWQLLPYLWPQWPLLVRGFVCILGFVLLTLAIPYLAGQVAVFLGQGNVNQIAYWLGVATVVFLVRGFCQYGQNVFMIAAALNMVLNLRKRVYAHLHKLGLDYFETTQTGDLTYRLTEDIDRVGEIVDKLSHQFLSNLLQLIAIPIYMLYLNWPLTLAGLILAPLMAWLIGVFGQRLLLLSRQSQNQVSNLSALLTEVFSGIRVVQAFAAQGYEVKRFNQEAEHNRQTKYRAQQLKSLQFPVVGFLEAVSIMLLFLLGGWQISQNQLTSQGFISFLAAVALLIQPIDLLISNYNEYKQTEASVERIFELMAKQPSLIEKPNAKELPRIAGKVEYRHVNFAYNPDEPVLKDLCLHASPGSVIALVGSSGAGKSTLINLLLRFYDPQAGEILIDDIDIRDVTLTSLRHQIGIVPQDITLFSGTIAQNIGYGQEELNLPAIESAAKIANAHSFITQFSQGYHSWVGERGVNLSGGQRQRLAIARAIVNDPRILILDEATSALDSESEALVQEAIKRVMQNRTVFVIAHRLSSVRRADCILVLEQGQVVEAGTHTSLLSQEGRYARFYAQQFYSDED encoded by the coding sequence ATGAAAGTCCGCTCTAGCTACTGGCAATTGTTACCTTATCTGTGGCCTCAATGGCCGCTGTTAGTTCGGGGATTCGTTTGTATCTTAGGATTTGTATTGCTCACCCTAGCAATACCCTACCTAGCAGGTCAGGTCGCTGTTTTTCTTGGTCAGGGAAATGTTAACCAAATTGCCTACTGGCTCGGAGTAGCTACTGTAGTATTTTTAGTTCGAGGCTTTTGTCAATACGGGCAGAATGTCTTTATGATTGCTGCCGCTCTGAATATGGTTTTGAATTTGCGTAAGCGGGTTTACGCTCACTTGCACAAACTCGGATTGGATTATTTTGAAACCACACAGACGGGTGACCTCACTTATCGACTGACTGAAGATATCGATCGCGTTGGCGAGATTGTAGATAAATTATCCCATCAGTTTCTTTCCAATCTGTTGCAGTTAATTGCGATTCCCATTTACATGCTCTATCTGAATTGGCCACTTACCCTTGCGGGTTTAATTTTGGCTCCTTTGATGGCTTGGTTGATCGGGGTATTTGGTCAGCGATTACTTTTGCTATCTCGCCAGAGTCAAAATCAAGTTTCCAATTTGTCGGCTCTGTTAACTGAAGTATTTAGCGGAATTCGCGTCGTTCAAGCTTTTGCAGCACAAGGGTATGAGGTCAAGCGATTCAATCAGGAAGCAGAACATAATCGTCAAACGAAGTATCGCGCTCAACAACTCAAATCTCTTCAGTTTCCTGTTGTTGGTTTTTTGGAAGCAGTTAGTATTATGCTGCTGTTTCTCTTGGGAGGATGGCAGATTTCTCAAAATCAGCTGACATCTCAAGGCTTTATCAGTTTCTTAGCTGCTGTGGCATTACTGATTCAGCCAATCGACTTGCTGATTAGCAATTACAACGAGTACAAGCAGACAGAAGCTTCCGTCGAACGCATCTTTGAATTGATGGCAAAGCAACCTAGTTTAATTGAAAAACCCAATGCTAAGGAACTGCCACGAATTGCTGGTAAGGTAGAGTATCGTCATGTCAATTTCGCTTACAATCCCGACGAGCCAGTGCTTAAGGATCTTTGTCTGCACGCTTCTCCTGGTAGTGTGATTGCCTTGGTTGGTTCTTCTGGGGCAGGCAAATCGACTTTAATTAACCTTTTACTTCGTTTTTATGACCCCCAGGCGGGTGAAATTTTGATTGATGATATTGATATCCGTGATGTCACACTCACAAGTTTGCGCCATCAAATTGGCATTGTTCCCCAGGATATTACTCTTTTTTCGGGAACGATCGCCCAAAATATTGGTTATGGTCAAGAAGAATTAAATTTGCCAGCAATTGAGTCAGCAGCAAAGATTGCCAACGCTCACTCGTTCATCACCCAGTTTTCCCAAGGTTATCATAGCTGGGTTGGCGAACGCGGAGTTAACCTATCTGGAGGACAGCGCCAAAGATTAGCCATTGCTAGAGCGATCGTCAACGATCCTCGAATTCTCATCCTGGATGAAGCTACTTCTGCCTTAGATTCGGAGTCAGAAGCACTAGTTCAAGAAGCGATCAAGCGAGTCATGCAAAACCGTACCGTGTTTGTTATCGCCCATCGCTTGAGCAGCGTTCGTAGGGCTGACTGCATTCTCGTACTAGAACAAGGACAGGTGGTTGAAGCTGGCACTCATACCTCCCTCCTGTCTCAGGAAGGACGCTATGCCCGTTTTTATGCCCAACAGTTTTATTCTGATGAGGATTAA
- a CDS encoding lipid-A-disaccharide synthase-related protein — MSSKRILFISNGHGEDNHTSHVIQTLRQLCPSIEMAAMPIVGEGKAYRNLDIPIIGPTQTMPSGGFFYMKRLYLLKDFQSGLIGLTWRQLQAVLQYAPNCDLIMATGDFVSQTFAYLTKRPFVSFISCLSALYEGRLPINPLLWHDLNSSRCLAVFTRDSYTASDLQRQGIAKARFGGIPALDRLVPAGKDLHLKRDIPMIALLPGSRMPEAARNFCLQLQLVVEIAKVMPESGFQFRAALVPNLMEQLNDIAKSQGWQLTQGVLTYSPPGSSAEESPLVEVRCYSDAFNDIVYYSNLVIGMAGLAVDLAVAIGKPIIQIPGEGPQFTYQFAEAQTRLLGISAQTIGTGPASPETLKQAARRVVETLQDADYLAKCQQNGPERFGPPGASERIAHFLLTSLGET, encoded by the coding sequence ATGTCTTCTAAGCGAATCTTGTTTATCAGTAACGGCCACGGAGAGGACAACCACACCTCTCATGTTATTCAGACCCTGCGCCAATTGTGTCCTTCTATCGAGATGGCAGCAATGCCGATTGTAGGGGAAGGAAAAGCTTACCGCAACTTGGATATTCCCATTATTGGCCCCACACAAACAATGCCCTCTGGAGGATTCTTCTACATGAAGCGCCTCTATTTGCTCAAAGATTTTCAATCGGGATTGATTGGGTTAACGTGGCGACAATTACAAGCGGTATTGCAGTATGCTCCTAACTGCGATTTGATTATGGCTACTGGGGATTTTGTCTCGCAGACATTTGCTTACTTAACAAAGCGCCCCTTCGTCTCGTTTATCTCTTGTCTTTCTGCCCTCTATGAAGGTCGATTGCCTATCAATCCTCTGCTGTGGCACGATCTGAATTCTTCTCGATGTCTGGCAGTTTTTACCAGAGATTCTTATACAGCTTCTGACCTCCAACGGCAAGGTATAGCTAAAGCTCGGTTTGGTGGGATTCCAGCTTTAGATCGCCTCGTTCCTGCTGGCAAAGATTTGCATCTGAAACGGGACATTCCTATGATCGCTCTTTTGCCAGGTTCACGGATGCCAGAAGCAGCGCGAAATTTCTGTTTGCAGTTACAACTGGTGGTAGAAATTGCCAAGGTGATGCCTGAATCAGGATTCCAGTTTCGCGCCGCCTTAGTACCAAACTTGATGGAGCAACTAAACGATATTGCTAAAAGTCAAGGTTGGCAATTGACTCAAGGCGTACTCACCTATTCTCCTCCAGGAAGTTCTGCTGAGGAGTCACCGCTTGTAGAAGTCAGATGTTACTCAGATGCCTTCAACGATATTGTATATTACTCTAACCTCGTCATTGGGATGGCAGGGTTGGCAGTGGATTTAGCGGTAGCGATTGGTAAACCGATTATCCAGATTCCCGGAGAAGGGCCTCAATTTACTTATCAATTTGCAGAGGCGCAAACGCGGTTATTGGGCATTTCTGCCCAAACTATCGGCACTGGGCCAGCAAGCCCAGAGACTCTCAAACAAGCGGCTCGCCGAGTAGTCGAGACTTTACAAGATGCAGACTATCTCGCTAAGTGTCAACAAAATGGCCCTGAGCGATTTGGGCCGCCCGGTGCATCTGAGAGAATAGCCCACTTTCTGCTAACCTCTTTAGGAGAAACTTAG
- the plsY gene encoding glycerol-3-phosphate 1-O-acyltransferase PlsY yields MAIWLTLCGAIVVIAYLLGSFPTGYIAVKQLKGIDIRQVGSGSTGATNVLRTLGKGPGAFVLVLDALKGVLAIALVYWLFNFNPIQNYIPPTVDAQVWQPWLITITGLAAILGHSKSIFLGFTGGKSVAISLGILLAMSWQVGLATAGVFAIVVVISRIVSLSSIAGAIAVSIFMVILHQPLPYILFGIAGGLYVILRHRPNIERLLAGTEPKIGQNVATPEQTT; encoded by the coding sequence ATGGCTATTTGGTTAACTCTGTGCGGAGCAATTGTAGTTATAGCTTACCTATTGGGTTCTTTTCCCACTGGGTATATTGCTGTGAAGCAGTTAAAAGGTATTGATATTAGGCAAGTTGGTTCAGGTTCCACTGGAGCAACTAACGTACTAAGAACCTTGGGCAAAGGGCCAGGAGCATTTGTTTTAGTACTTGATGCCTTGAAGGGAGTATTAGCGATCGCTCTAGTCTATTGGTTATTCAATTTTAACCCAATTCAAAATTATATCCCCCCAACGGTAGATGCACAAGTGTGGCAACCGTGGTTAATAACAATAACTGGGTTAGCTGCCATCCTGGGACATAGTAAATCAATTTTTTTAGGTTTTACTGGTGGTAAATCCGTTGCTATCAGCTTGGGGATTTTGTTGGCTATGAGTTGGCAAGTAGGTTTAGCAACAGCAGGTGTGTTTGCCATTGTGGTGGTGATATCGCGGATTGTCTCTTTGAGTTCAATTGCAGGTGCGATCGCTGTTTCCATTTTTATGGTAATTTTGCATCAACCACTACCATATATTTTGTTTGGAATTGCCGGTGGATTATATGTAATTTTGCGTCATCGCCCTAATATTGAACGGCTGCTTGCGGGAACAGAACCAAAAATTGGGCAAAATGTAGCGACACCAGAACAAACTACATAA
- a CDS encoding DUF3086 domain-containing protein yields the protein MNSEASQTPEPIDERLAEKQEQNNAVEHPLNQSVESVGETGAISSSEDYTTFEPLISNAEVVDSEVVDSTVELTENSNGEFVAQSEPENTALGSENHSLYAQAEQRVAELQSAEAALKEEIAKLQAFYKNLQAQVGETQTSLGRLVQESLVQLEQRKQTLQISVEQLERRQERIRNEMRTTFAGTSQDLAIRVQGFKDYLTGSLQDLAVAAEQLQLTPSVVEREKPSVKEKEAKPVENQPGIPQFAQQQFQDTTKQIRRLIDQYRNKPDYYGPAWQLRRTFEPIHAERVSNWFFTQGGRGGLRTMGSRLQNILIASAAISILHKLYGDRVRTLVLANTPERLGEWRRGLQDCLGIGRPDFGPDRGVVLFEASDAVAQKADRLTKANQLPLIIIDDSEEQISLSLLQFPLWLAFAPDPKTVRNYDDDF from the coding sequence ATGAACTCAGAGGCATCTCAAACCCCAGAACCAATTGATGAGCGGTTGGCAGAAAAACAAGAACAGAACAATGCAGTTGAACATCCACTCAATCAATCTGTTGAGTCAGTGGGAGAAACAGGAGCCATTAGCTCATCAGAGGACTACACAACTTTCGAGCCACTCATCTCTAATGCAGAAGTAGTAGATTCTGAAGTGGTAGATTCTACAGTAGAGCTAACAGAAAATTCAAATGGCGAGTTTGTAGCGCAGTCGGAACCGGAAAATACCGCACTCGGATCAGAAAATCATTCATTATATGCACAAGCAGAGCAGCGAGTTGCAGAGTTGCAGAGCGCTGAAGCTGCTCTCAAGGAAGAAATAGCCAAGCTACAAGCTTTTTACAAAAATCTTCAGGCACAAGTTGGTGAAACTCAGACATCGCTGGGACGACTTGTGCAAGAGTCGTTGGTGCAGTTAGAACAACGCAAACAAACCCTGCAAATTTCTGTAGAACAACTAGAACGCCGACAAGAACGTATCCGTAATGAGATGCGAACCACTTTTGCCGGTACATCCCAAGACTTGGCGATTCGGGTGCAGGGTTTTAAAGACTATCTCACTGGTAGCTTACAGGATTTGGCCGTTGCTGCCGAGCAGTTGCAACTGACGCCAAGTGTGGTGGAACGAGAAAAACCATCTGTAAAAGAAAAAGAGGCTAAACCAGTTGAAAACCAACCTGGAATACCGCAATTTGCCCAACAGCAGTTTCAAGATACTACTAAGCAAATTCGCCGCCTAATTGACCAATACCGCAATAAACCAGATTACTATGGGCCAGCCTGGCAACTACGCCGTACCTTTGAACCAATCCACGCAGAAAGAGTTTCTAACTGGTTTTTTACTCAAGGGGGACGGGGTGGTTTGCGGACAATGGGTAGCCGCTTACAAAATATTTTGATTGCCTCAGCTGCAATTTCGATATTACACAAGCTGTATGGCGATCGCGTCCGTACCTTAGTCTTAGCTAATACACCAGAGAGATTGGGTGAATGGCGGCGCGGCTTGCAAGACTGTCTAGGAATCGGTCGCCCAGATTTTGGCCCAGACCGGGGCGTGGTATTATTTGAAGCGTCTGATGCTGTGGCTCAGAAAGCAGACCGATTGACCAAAGCCAATCAATTGCCTTTAATTATCATTGATGATTCAGAGGAGCAAATTAGTCTGTCACTGCTGCAATTTCCTTTGTGGTTAGCTTTTGCTCCTGACCCCAAAACCGTGAGAAACTATGATGATGACTTTTAA
- a CDS encoding DUF3119 family protein, which translates to MTSSFAPNSTSTVELKPSYNIPIVLVIAAIPLLLVQPWVGSVFTLFGLFLMFQALTLRLQFTATDLDIYRGEKLIRRFPYQEWQNWRIFWDGVPILFYFKEIKSIHFLPILFDPNTLKTCLEQRCPRI; encoded by the coding sequence GTGACCAGTTCATTTGCTCCTAACTCCACATCTACTGTGGAACTCAAGCCTAGTTACAATATACCTATAGTGTTGGTGATTGCCGCTATTCCACTACTGTTGGTACAACCGTGGGTAGGCTCCGTTTTTACACTGTTTGGTTTGTTTCTCATGTTTCAGGCGTTAACGCTGCGTTTGCAATTTACCGCCACCGACTTAGATATTTACAGAGGCGAAAAATTGATTCGGCGCTTTCCCTACCAAGAATGGCAAAACTGGCGGATCTTCTGGGATGGAGTCCCCATTTTGTTTTACTTTAAAGAAATTAAAAGTATTCACTTTTTGCCGATTTTATTTGATCCCAATACCTTGAAAACTTGTTTAGAACAACGTTGTCCGCGTATTTAA